From one Natronorubrum sediminis genomic stretch:
- a CDS encoding IclR family transcriptional regulator: protein MPGEDGTNAGVSTTRKTFTILEALKAEEGVTITELTRQTDLSKSTVYRHLTTLTEMGYVVERDGAYYIGFRLLEISEQARTRKRGYTAAKRKVFELGQETDERAVFIVEEEGDAVYVHRYGSLSDTMIGKRRPLHSLASGKVILAEWDDDDVAAFIDEHGLEEITEHTVTDPETLSDELDRIRDDGYAVNKQEHMDGLCGVAVPVYTPADELLGSLGVFGPTSRFKDEYIHDDLLNRLRDKAGEIRVTLAYG, encoded by the coding sequence ATGCCCGGAGAGGACGGAACCAACGCCGGCGTCTCGACCACGCGGAAGACGTTCACAATACTCGAGGCGCTGAAAGCCGAGGAAGGAGTGACGATTACGGAGTTGACTCGGCAGACGGACCTGAGCAAGAGCACCGTCTATCGCCACCTCACGACGCTGACCGAGATGGGGTACGTCGTCGAGCGCGACGGTGCCTACTACATCGGCTTTCGGTTACTCGAGATCAGCGAGCAGGCGCGAACGCGAAAACGGGGCTATACGGCCGCCAAGCGGAAGGTGTTCGAACTGGGCCAAGAAACCGACGAGCGGGCAGTCTTTATCGTCGAGGAGGAAGGTGACGCCGTCTACGTCCATCGCTACGGCAGTCTCTCGGATACGATGATCGGGAAGCGACGCCCACTTCACTCACTCGCCTCGGGAAAAGTAATTCTGGCAGAGTGGGACGACGACGACGTCGCGGCGTTCATCGACGAGCACGGACTCGAGGAAATCACGGAGCACACCGTGACAGACCCCGAAACGCTCTCCGACGAACTGGATCGAATCCGGGACGACGGCTATGCGGTAAACAAGCAAGAACACATGGACGGCCTCTGTGGCGTCGCGGTTCCCGTCTACACGCCGGCGGACGAACTCCTCGGCTCGCTCGGCGTCTTCGGACCGACAAGTCGGTTCAAAGACGAGTACATCCACGACGACCTCCTGAACCGCCTTCGGGACAAAGCCGGTGAGATTCGGGTCACGCTCGCCTACGGGTAG